The segment GACCGCTTTCTGTATTATCTTCATAGGTGGCAGTAACATAATAAGTGTAGGGAATTTCAGGATCAGGGTTATCTATGTAACTGTTGTTAAGGCTATTTCCCAGGAGACTATAATTGCGGTATATGCTATAACCGGTAATGGTTAAGGTTGTATCCGGTGAATTCCAATTAAGCACTATATTGCTGGTTCCATCAATTGGGCTCAGCATAAGATCTGAAGGGGCAGGATATAAAGTGCTGCTTTGATCTTGAGAAGCTTTAAAGGTTGGGAAAACCATAGTTATTACCTTGACCTCTTCTACCATCGGTTCCTTATATCCGGTTACTGCCACCTTTTTATAATTTTCATCCTGGTCTGCCCATGCTATGCGGTAGTATATCCTGTAACCTTCTTCAGTAGTGATTTGGGATTCTAAAATTCCTTCCGGATCTGATGCTATAATGCCTATATCTTCATAATCCATAGCCCTTATTTTTTCTATCTCTTGATTTACTATGGCCAAAGCTGTGGTCTTGGCCCTATTTATCTTGGAGGTATTGACTGCCATAATACTGCTGTGTATCACCAACCCTGCAACTATAGATAGAATAAAGATAGCTATTATTATTTCTACTAATGTGAAGCCGTCTTGGACCTGGATCTTTTTTAGGGATCTTTTAAATTTAGAGAGTAAAATTAGTTTGATCATGGATTCAAATAGTTAATGGCGGCTATAAGGGCTAATTCATATACATAAGTGCCAAAACCGCATATAACCCCCACAGCAGCTGGAGAAATAACTGATTTGCTCCGCCACTGTTCCCTGCGGTATATATTTGATATATGTACCTCTATGGCAGGCAGTTTACAGGCCAAAATAGCATCATGGAGGCTATAGCTGTAATGGGTTAATGCACCAGGGTTAATAATGACCAGGTCGCAATGGTGGCGGCACTGGTGAAGATGGTCTATGATGGAACCTTCAGAATTAGATTGAAAATAAGAAAGTTCTACCCCTTTATCCTGAGCGTAATTACCCAGCTTACTGTAAATCTTTTCGAAACTTTCTTGCCCGTAAATTTCTTTTTCTCTCTGGCCTAAAAGATTTAAATTAGGTCCATTTATTATTATTATTTTTTTCATGTTTTAACCCATATTGTTTTTAATACTGTTTATAATTATATCTTGTTTTAAGTCACAATAAAAAAAAGGCTGGTTTAAATTTCTTAGCAATACAAACTTATTCTTACCACTTACAAACTT is part of the Actinomycetota bacterium genome and harbors:
- the aroQ gene encoding type II 3-dehydroquinate dehydratase, with amino-acid sequence MKKIIIINGPNLNLLGQREKEIYGQESFEKIYSKLGNYAQDKGVELSYFQSNSEGSIIDHLHQCRHHCDLVIINPGALTHYSYSLHDAILACKLPAIEVHISNIYRREQWRSKSVISPAAVGVICGFGTYVYELALIAAINYLNP